From the Ascaphus truei isolate aAscTru1 chromosome 15, aAscTru1.hap1, whole genome shotgun sequence genome, one window contains:
- the LOC142466794 gene encoding uncharacterized protein LOC142466794, which translates to MEKMRTEQSCNISINMIENTSFNPSRQLINNVTASHSKRYILAAAPGKDLGESVKCQTWLSDKKLQKRTQTGKRPHVCGECGKGFSRLSHLIRHKRTHTGERPHVCGECGKGFSQLSHLNTHKRTHTGERPHVCEECEKGFSDLSSLNTHMRGHTGERPHVCGECGKGFSHLFKLNIHKRIHTGERPHVCGECGKGFSVSSSLDTHKRTHTGERPHVCGECGKGFIRLTHLNTHKRTHTGVRPHVCGECGKGFSRLSHLNTHKRTHTGERPHVCEECGKGFSVSSSLDSHKRTHTGERPHVCGECGKGFSRLFNLDIHKRTHTGERPHVCGECGKGFSDLSSLSTHKRTHTGERPYVCGECGKGFSHLSSLKKHTRTHTGERPHVCGECGKGFSLSSSLDTHKRTHTGERPYVCGECGKGFSQFSNLNTHKRTHTWERPHVFGECGKGISVSSSLNTHRGETACMWGMWEGI; encoded by the coding sequence atggaaaagatgaggacagaacaatcttgcaacatttCTATAAATATGATAGAAAATACATCTTTCAACCCatcaaggcaattaataaacaatgtaactgcttctcattccaaaagatatatattagcTGCTGCCccaggaaaagatcttggagaaagtgtGAAGTGTCAGACTTGGTTATCAGACAAGAAACTACAGAAGAGGACACAGACCGGCaaaagaccgcatgtatgtggggaatgtgggaagggatttagtcggttatcccacctaatcagacacaagaggacacacacaggggagagaccgcatgtatgtggggaatgtgggaagggatttagtcagttatcccacctgaacacacacaagaggacacacacgggggagagaccgcatgtatgtgaggaatgtgagaagggatttagtgacttatccagcctgaatacACACATGAggggacacacaggggagagaccgcatgtatgtggggaatgtgggaaaggaTTTAGTCATTTATTCAaactgaacatacacaagaggatacacacaggggagagaccgcatgtatgtggggaatgtgggaagggatttagtgtgtcatccagcctggacacacacaagaggacacacacaggggaaagaccacatgtatgtggggaatgtggaaagggatttatTCGGTTaacccacctgaacacacacaagaggacacacacaggggtgagaccgcatgtatgtggggaatgtgggaagggatttagtcggttatcccacctgaacacacacaagaggacacacacaggggagagaccgcatgtatgtgaggaatgtgggaagggatttagtgtgtcatccagccttgactcacacaagaggacacacacaggggagagaccgcatgtatgtggggaatgtggaaagggatttagtcggttattcaACCtggacatacacaagaggacacacacaggggagaggccgcatgtatgtggggaatgtgggaagggatttagtgatttatccagccttagcacacacaagaggacacacacaggcgagagaccgtatgtatgtggggaatgtgggaagggatttagtcacttaTCCAGTCTGAAGAaacacacgaggacacacacaggggagagaccgcatgtatgtggggaatgtgggaaaggaTTTAGTTTGTCATcaagcctggacacacacaagaggacacacacaggggagagaccatatgtatgtggggaatgtggaaagggatttagtcagttctccaacctgaacacacataagaggacacacacatgggagagaccgcatgtttttggggaatgtgggaaggggattagtgtgtcatccagcctgaacacacacaggggagagaccgcatgtatgtggggaatgtgggaagggatttag